In Planctomycetota bacterium, the genomic window CCGGCCCACGCCGACCAGCACAAGGGCGATGATGATGCCGAGGATTGCGACGACCACAAGGAGCTCCACCAGCGTGAAACCCGCCCGGCCTCGAGGCTGCGTCCGAGGGAGAGTTTCCTCTTCACGGAATCCAAACAAATCGGCTGAGTTCATGAAAATCCTTGCGCTTTCTTGTGCCTCGCGCCGCTTCAAGGCGCGTCAGTGACCGAACAGATTCTGCGTGGCGAACATGCCCTTGGCCTCGAAATGGGCAAGTGCTTCTGGAACACTTCGGAAGACCTTGGTGGCGGTTTCAGAAATAAAGGGACTTGGCGATTTTTTCGGCTTCCAGACCACATAAACCTCCTTGGCATGCTCGAAGGCATGCTGGAGTTCCCGCTCGACGCCGCTGGACAGTCCGGGAATGCCCCCCGGCAGCTCGGGCACCAGGCTCACGATCATGTCGCTCTGGTCGATCAGGCGGAAGTCGCGCATGTAGATCTGCCCGTCAACGTCGCCGGCGATGTCGAGCACCTCACGCACCGGGAGTCGGATCTCCGGCGAGCCCTTGCGGCCTCCGAAGGAGTGCGCCTCCACGGTGATGAAATCCTTGCCGTCGCGCGCCGCGGCGATGGCCCGCTCCAGCAGCAGCTTCTCGTCCACGTCGCCGGGATCGAAAGTGATGAAGTGCTTGGCCAAGTCGGCGCGGAAGGCGTCGATCTCCGCCAGCACCTCCGGCATGTCCACCACATGGCTCATGGGGAAGCTGGGGTAGACCTTGCGCATGTCGGGGCGAGTGATCAGGCGGAAGGCGGTTTCGGTGGTGTCGACCTGGCGGCCGCGGCTGAGGATGTAGAAACCGCCCGGGCAGCCCAGGGCCTGGGCCATCAGCTCGCTGGCCAGGATCTCCTCCTCGCGCCAGACCATGCAGTCCTTCAGGGTCGCGTCCAGCACGTGCTCGTTGTGCAACCGCGCGTGGACCACCTCGACGTTGTCGACCATGCAGATGAACATGTCCGGCTGCAGCCGCTTGAGCAGATCGAAGTCGCACGCGGCGAAGAGGCCGTGGCGCCAGCGGAAGGTGGCGTGGGTGTTGACGATGATGTTGGGATGCTGCTCGGGGGGTGAGACATGGCTGATGATGTCCTTGAAGGCCGAGCGGCGCAGGCTGGCCAGCCGGCTCAGCGGCAGATCGAGGATGCGGCCGGGCTTGACGTCCGCTGCTTCCGCGTACATCAGGTCGCCCACATGGAAGACTTCAAGGGTGTCGCCCCGCTCGCCGGCCAATTTCTGGACCGCCTTGAGATAGGGTTTCTTGTCGACGCCGACCTGACCGGTGATGACTGCTCGCATGCCCCGGAGTGTAGCTGGAAATCCCGGAAATCGACTTGCAGGCCGGGGTTTTAACCGGAGGTCAGCAGCGCGACGCAGTGGACTTCGATGGCGCGGCCTTCGCCGACGGCGTCCACGCGCTCGTGGGTCTTGCCCTTCACGTTGACCTGGCTCTCCTCGCAGCCCAGAAGCTGCGCCAGGTTTTTGCGGATGGATTCCTTGACCGGCCCGATTTTCGGCCGTTCGCAGATCACGGTGGCGTCGAGGTTGGAAAGCTGGAAGTTTTTCTCGCGCATCAGCCCCAGGGATTGCCGCAGGAAGTGCGAACTGTCCTTGCCGAGCCACTGCGGATCGCTGTCGGGGAAAAGCTGTCCGATGTCAGGCAGCCCCAGCGCGCCGAGGATCGCGTCGGTGACCGCGTGCAGCAGCGCGTCACCATCCGAATGGCCGACCGGTCCCTGCTCATGAGGAATGGAAACGCCACCGAGCACGAAGGGCTTTCCCTTTCCCTTGGGAGCGAGCGGCTCGAGCCGGTGCAGGTCGTAGCCGTGGCCGACGCGAATCACCTTAATTGTCGTACTGGCTCGGGGACTTGGAGGGAATCCTGCCGCCCTGGGTTGTGGCGTAGGGCGGCAGCGTCTCCACCTGGTCCGTCCGGATGCGTCTCAGCCGCGATGCCGCGTCGGGCTCGGGCCAGACCGGAGGCTTGCGGATGTCCATTTCGATGCGCCGCGCGGCCGCCGGCGGACAGGAGAGCTGGTTGTTGAGGCTTCCGAACTGCTCGCCGCCCTCCCACACCGCGTACACCATTCGGTCAGGCGAATAGATCGGATCGTCGCCGCCTCCCTGCAGAAAATTGAAGGTGAGCTGCTGGCCCGGGGGAATCTCCATGATGAAGAAGGCTTCATCAGTCCGCGCGTCCACCACCGTGATGGTGAGGGGCTGCATGCTGGTCGAGATGTAGGTATAGCCACGGCCGGAATTGGGCATGAGTCCGCCGTCCGGCGCGTAGCAGCCGGCGAGTGTCGCGAGCAATCCAAGGATCAGGGTTCGCATGAGGGGGTTCATTCGGGGAATACTTTAGCTCACTATCGACAATTCTGCGAAACGTTCTCCACGTGCCTCGTAATTTTGAAATTGGTCCCAGCTGGCGCATCCCGGCGAGAGCAGGACCACGTCGCCCGGCCGGACGCGGGAGCGAATCATCTGAACCGCGTTTTCCAGCGTCTGGCAATTGGTCCCGCCGGCACTGGCCAGTTCCGGCGCGGCGGTTCCAATGGAGTAGAGCCCCGCCAGCCGGGGTGCGAGGGCCGCCAGCGGGGAGAGATCGGCGCCCTTGGCCAGGCCGCCGACGATGAGATGGATCTTGACCGGATCGGAAAAACTCCTGACCGCGAAGATCGCCGACGCGGGAGTGGTGGCCTTGCTGTCGTTGATCCAACGGACGCCGCCGGATTCGTGCACCAGGGAAAGCCGGTGCGGCAACCCTGGGAATTGATTCATTCGGGCGGCCAGGGCTTTCGCCGTCGCATCGACATCGAGTTTGGGATCGTCGACCCTCAGCGCTGCAATGGCGGCCTGCAGCGCCAGGAGCAGGTTCCGCTGGTTGTGCTCGCCGATGAGCTTGGCGCCATCGAAGAGCGGCATGCAGGTTTCCAGCTGCGGATCAAGTTGCGGATTCTTCCACCAACGGCCCGCGGAAAGCGCTGCCCATCGCGTGGCCACATCCGGCGATTCGATGTCGAAGCGAGTGAGAAAGGTTTGCTGGTTTGGCGCGGCATTGCGGATGACGGATTTGCTGGCGCTGTAGTTGGCGGCGTCACCATGCCAATCCAGATGGTTGTCGGAGAGATTGGTCAGCACGCCGATCCGCGCGTGCCACGCGGCGTTCCCCGAGTCGGGGCCGAGCCACCAGAGCATGAAACTGGAGAGCTCAAGCACCAGCCATTCATTCGGCGCAATGGAGGGCGCGTTCTTCAGCAGGCTGCCGCCGATGTTGCCCGCGAAGAGTGCTCGGCGCCCTTGGTATCCGTCGAGCGCCGCGTGGATCA contains:
- a CDS encoding AAA family ATPase is translated as MRAVITGQVGVDKKPYLKAVQKLAGERGDTLEVFHVGDLMYAEAADVKPGRILDLPLSRLASLRRSAFKDIISHVSPPEQHPNIIVNTHATFRWRHGLFAACDFDLLKRLQPDMFICMVDNVEVVHARLHNEHVLDATLKDCMVWREEEILASELMAQALGCPGGFYILSRGRQVDTTETAFRLITRPDMRKVYPSFPMSHVVDMPEVLAEIDAFRADLAKHFITFDPGDVDEKLLLERAIAAARDGKDFITVEAHSFGGRKGSPEIRLPVREVLDIAGDVDGQIYMRDFRLIDQSDMIVSLVPELPGGIPGLSSGVERELQHAFEHAKEVYVVWKPKKSPSPFISETATKVFRSVPEALAHFEAKGMFATQNLFGH
- the ispF gene encoding 2-C-methyl-D-erythritol 2,4-cyclodiphosphate synthase, translated to MKVIRVGHGYDLHRLEPLAPKGKGKPFVLGGVSIPHEQGPVGHSDGDALLHAVTDAILGALGLPDIGQLFPDSDPQWLGKDSSHFLRQSLGLMREKNFQLSNLDATVICERPKIGPVKESIRKNLAQLLGCEESQVNVKGKTHERVDAVGEGRAIEVHCVALLTSG
- the murD gene encoding UDP-N-acetylmuramoyl-L-alanine--D-glutamate ligase, coding for MSTRSAVDIGGKRCLVMGLGAFGGGIGATQWLAEQGAKEILVTDLSSEEKLSESIAEIAPLIRSGVVQLRLGAHELDDFRKAELVVANPAVPKPWNNQFLKAARESGAQITTELRLALQHIPSRRVIAVTGSSGKSTTSALIHAALDGYQGRRALFAGNIGGSLLKNAPSIAPNEWLVLELSSFMLWWLGPDSGNAAWHARIGVLTNLSDNHLDWHGDAANYSASKSVIRNAAPNQQTFLTRFDIESPDVATRWAALSAGRWWKNPQLDPQLETCMPLFDGAKLIGEHNQRNLLLALQAAIAALRVDDPKLDVDATAKALAARMNQFPGLPHRLSLVHESGGVRWINDSKATTPASAIFAVRSFSDPVKIHLIVGGLAKGADLSPLAALAPRLAGLYSIGTAAPELASAGGTNCQTLENAVQMIRSRVRPGDVVLLSPGCASWDQFQNYEARGERFAELSIVS